From the Nodularia sphaerocarpa UHCC 0038 genome, the window TGGCGACTTTTGGAATGGTGCTGCGTGATTCTGAATATAAGGGGAATGCGGATTTGGATTTGGTGATGAATTTGGCGACTCAAGCTAGGGGAGAAGATGAAGAGGGCTATCGGGGTGAGTTTATTCGCTTGGTTGAGCAATCTAGGGGGTTGATGACTAGGAGGTGAACCCCACCCCAGCCCCAGCCCCTCCCCGCAAGCGAGGAGGGGAGCAATACTACTCGGTTAAGGAAATTCGTGAGCCGAAAACCTTTGTAGAGACGTTCCATGGAACGTCTCTACACTCGTTAACTGAAAAGTATTGGGAGAGGGGGGAGTTTAAGCTAATTTATTTCTTGGCGACGATGATTAGCTGCTTGTAATAATAAGGACTCTGCAAAAGCGATCGCATCTGTGGCAGACTTACCACCAGCTAACTGCGCTAGTTCTTCGCGGCGATTGCTGAGGTTTTCTAAATTAGTGACTCGCACCACTGTACGCTGCTCAGTATTAATACCTTGGCTAATTGTTTGTTTATCTACACGGAAATGTCGATCAGCCATCGCGGCAATTAAAGGCTGATGGGTGACGCATAATACTTGGTTATTTTGGCTGAGTTGATGTAATTTTTCGGCGATCGCCTGAGCAACTCTCCCAGAAACTCCCACATCAATTTCATCAAATACCATTGTTTCGGCGGCATCCACTTGACAAAAACAGGCTTTTAGTGCTAACAAAAACCGACTCATTTCACCACCAGAGGCGATCGCAATCAAAGGTTGCATTGGTTCCCCAGGATTCGGGCTAAACATAAAGGTAATTTTATCTGCACCTGCGGCGGTGGGGGAACTAGCCGCTATCTCCACCTGAAACTTCACCTTTTCCATCGCTAACGGCTTCAATTCACACAGCAATTGAGATTCTAAATAAGCTGCGGTTTGACGACGCAATTTTGTTAACTTGGCACAAGCTTGAGTCAGATGTGCAGAACAGGCTATTTCGTGTTGTTCTAAACTTTCAATGGATTGTTCGCTATCATTGAGTTCTGCTAATTCCTCTTGGATGCGTTGGTAATATGCGATCGCTTCTGTCAAAGTCGGTCCATACTTGCGACAAATTTGTTTTAACTCTTGAATGCGTTCTTCTACTTCTTGCAATCGTTGAGGATCAGCTTCCAAACTACTTCCATAAGCATTAATTTGTCTTCCCACCTCAATCATCACAGTTTGAGCATCCCTAACCAAATCCAACAAAGGTTGCAGTTGGAAATCATACTCTACCATGTCAGTTAATGTCGCTTCACTATCCCCCAATAAATCTGCGGCGGCTGGGGTTTCATTATCGTTTTGATACAAGGACTGATACACCTTGTAACTCATCTGTTGCAATTCCACTACATGATTGAGGCGTTCTCGTTCTTGTACCAGTTGTTCCCATTCCTGGGGATCATGGAGATTCGCAGCTTTCAATTCCTGTATTTGATAGGTAAGTAAATCGAGTTGCTGTAGACGTTCCCGTTCTGATGTCCGGCGTTTTTCTAAGACCAGATGAGCTTTTTGGTAAGCAGTAAAAGCCGTGGCGATGATTTGACGTTGTTGTAGAAGCGAGTCACCACCATACACATCTAACCATTCCCGGACTTGGGCGGATTGTCCCACCTGTACAGTTTGACCTTGAGCGGTAATTTCCACCAGGCGATCGCGCAAACCTCCCATAATTTGCCGATTTACCAACACTCCATTCACCCGTGAGCGACTGCGGATATTACTGGTAGTGGCGGTAATTTCTCGGCTAACTATTACACAGTTATCTTCAATTAAATCGATTTCCTGTTCCATCAACCAAGCCGTTAAGGGAGGATTGGATGTAAAAGTAGCTTCTACCATTGAGCGATTTGTACCAGTGCGAATCACTCGACTAGAGACTTTACCACCCAAAGCCGCATCAATAGCATCCAAGATAATCGATTTTCCCGCGCCGGTTTCACCTGTCAATACATTGAGTCCAGCGCCAAATTCCAGTTCTAGTTGGTCAATTAGGGCAAAATTTTGGATTCGCAGGTAAAGTAACATCAAGCCAAATTCTCCGTGAGGGCAGATGCCGAGACTTTTAAGCTACACAATACTAAGCACTATCTTTTCGTTACCTGCCTTTTATGTATATTTTTATGATACAACGCTTTGCAATGGAAAATCTACACTTGCTTGCCATTGGCGCAAGTGAACAAAACCCACTGGACTGACACAGCTAAAATAGTGCATGATGATGTTCTTGTGGAACAGGCATCTTGCCTGTTCTGGGGGATGCACAGAGCTTACCCCACAATTTTATCCCTGTTGGAGAGATGCTTGTTTGTAAACTTATTGTTACAATAATTTACAAGCTTAATCCGACCGACGGCTGAGTTCATGATTGTTAAGACATTTCCCCCGACTTCCCGAAAAACCGAGGACGAACCACAAGTGACTGAAGTATTCACAGAAAATGGCAAATCAACTTTGGTTGTTCCTTCACCAAAACGCATAAACCAAAAGTTAGAGACTGAGGCCATACTTTACGATCCCCAAGAGATAGGAGCATATTATCGCCAACGCCCCCTGAAAGTTTTGCAGCGAATTTTTGCAGTTTTGGGGCCGACTATTTCCTTTGTTTTTGGGTTGTGGTGGGACAGCCGGCGGGGAATAGCCGTGAAAAAAGATCAACGTCGAGCCGTTCAGTTGCGAGAATTACTGACGAAACTGGGACCGGCTTATATTAAAATTGGACAGGCTTTATCCACTAGACCGGATTTGGTTCCCCCGGCATATTTAGAAGAATTAACGAGGTTACAGGACCAATTACCTCCATTTGCTAACGAAATTGCTTACCAATTTATTGAAGAAGAATTAGGCGCACCACCGCCGGATATTTACGCCGAAATTTCGCGCCACCCAATAGCCGCAGCTTCTTTGGGGCAAGTTTACAAGGGTAAACTGAAAACTGGTGAAGAAGTCGCCATTAAAGTTCAACGCCCTGATTTAAGAGAAAAAATTGCCATTGACTTGTTTATTTTGCGCCAAATCGCCGCTTGGGTAAAAAACCGAGTTAAAAGAATCCGCAGTGACTTGGTTGGTATTCTCGATGAATTAGGCGATCGCATCTTTGAAGAGATGGATTATATTCATGAGGGAGAAAATGCCGAACGCTTCTTTGAGTTATATGGACATATAGAAGACATTTACGTTCCCAAGATTTACTGGGAATATACCAATCGTCGCGTCTTGACGATGGAGTGGATAACCGGCATAAAATTAACCCAAACCGCCGAAATTAACGCTCAAGGGATCGATGCTCGTTATCTGATTGAAGTGGGTGTGCAGTGTTCCCTGCGCCAGCTACTAGAACACGGATTTTTCCACGCTGACCCCCATCCAGGTAATTTGTTAGCCACACCAGAGGGTAAACTAGCTTACCTCGACTTTGGGATGATGAGTGAAGTACAGCCGCCCCAAAGATATGGTTTAATTGAGGCGATCGTTCACGTAGTTAACCGTGACTTTGAAGGTTTAGCCAACGACTACGTAAAACTAGATTTTTTATCCCCAGAAACAGACTTAACCCCAATTATTCCCGCATTTGCCAGAGTGTTTGCTGATGCTCAAGGAGCCAGTGTTGCTGACTTAAACATCAAAAGCATCACAGATGAACTCTCCGCTTTAATGTATGAATATCCTTTCCGCGTTCCTCCCTACTACGCTTTAATTATTCGCTCCCTGGTAACTTTAGAAGGTATTGCTATATATATAGACCCCGAATTTAAAGTTCTCAGCGAAGCTTATCCTTATGTTGCGAAACGCCTGTTAACCGACCAAGCACCACAATTAAGAACATCGCTGCAAAATTTGCTGTTTAAAGATGAAAAATTCCGGTGGAATCGGTTAGAAAACTTGCTGCGTAATGCTAAGAAAAATCAAGATTACGACTTCAATCTAGTTTTAGACCAGGGAGTAGAATTTCTCTCTTCTGAACGTGGTTCATTTATTCGTGACAAACTGGTAGATGAATTTGTCAATGGACTCAATGCTGTAGGCAAAAATGTTCTGCACAACTTCACTTATGTACTGCGAGAACGAGTAGGTTTGACAGCAGTTAACGAAACCCCAGGGGCGACAGTTGAACAACAACAAACCTTAGAGCATATTAAAAATATTTTAAATATTCTCCGAGCCACCCGTGGTTTTGACCCACTACAACTAGCGCCCCAACTGGCTCAATTGTTAGTAAATCCAGGTGTACAGCGTTTGGGTCAACAAATTACCAATCGTCTCACGCAAAAAGCCATAGCCCGGTTAATTCGGGAGTTATTAGCTGCGGAAGAAGTCAACAGCAGCCAAGGTCGTGCGTTAGCCAAACCTGCAAGAGCCTCTTTACCCGCAAGAGTGTAGAACCTCACCCCCAACCCCTCTCCTTATCAAGGAGAGGGGAGAATTAAATTAAAATCAAAAACCAGTATTTTTGTAATGTTTTTGTAGGTTGGGTTGAGCAATGCGAAACCCAACATCCTCGCCAGCGTTGGGTTTCACTTCGTTCTACCCAACCTACTTTAATTAGAAGTGGTAATAGAAGATTTAATCTGAGTTTCTATGGGGGTCATTTCTGTCACGTTTGAGATTTTCTTGTAAAGCTTGAATCTGTTCTCGACGGGCTTCCAATTCCAGAGAACGACGTGCTAAATCTTGATTTTGTAAAGTTAGAGATTGTCGCCAACTTTCGGCGCGTTCTGCTTCTTGTTGCAAGTCAGCCGGTGTCATACCAATGCTGAGGTAAGTTTGTACTAAATGTACTATCCAGTTCTTAGCATCTGCTAAACTTTCAATTTCACCTGTAGGGGAAATCTGCACTAAAACTAGCAAGTTTTCACTGACTGTAGTCACTTTGCTCAACAAAACAAAGGTTTCTTCTGGGATAATTACCCAAAGGTTTTCACTTTCTTGACGTGCTAACAAGTGTAACTGATATTTGTCTGAAAATTCATTTTTATTTACTTGAGCTAAATATAGCATGGCTTTAGTTTCAGATTTGAATTGCCAAAATATTTTTTAAGTTTAAATTTAATCTAAGTAGGTACAGGGCGGGCATCTTTGCCCACCCCACAAGATTTATCATCTTAAGATGTGTACTTCATTTGCTTTTATTGCAAAGTGCTGTAACTTAACTGTTACCCATTAGACATCAACCAAATTTCAATATGCTGATCCTAGAACCCTTGTAGAGACGTTTCATGAAACGTCTCTACATTATTTTTTGGAGATGTCTATTGCAGTTATAGTAAACTACTCAAGCGATCGCGCAAAATTTGAGCTTGTTTCTCAGCTTCTGTTAAAGACTCTCTTACTCCCTCTACCACATCAGCCGGGGCTTTGTCCACAAACTTAGCATTGCTTAACCTTGCACTCAAAGACTTAGCCTCAGCTTCAACTTTGTTGAGGGTTTTTTCCAGTTTGGCACGCAAAGTAGCAATATCTACCACATCACCACTCAAAGGAATTACCACTTGTACAGTCCCCACAACCCCAGAGATGGCATTTTCTGGTGCTTGGGGCTGTTGTAATTGTGTCTGTAAGATGGCTTTGGGAGGGGTTGGTGGGAAAAACTTCGCCCAGAACTTTTGTCTAGCCTCGGCTTTCAGGAGAATTTGGACAACAAACCAAGATGTATAACCCAAACCAACGATTTCGAAGAATGTACCGATAACGGGAATTTGATAAACAGTATTTCCCGCAACCAAACCGATTCTCGCAAAGACAAACCCCACGATAATCAAGCCAATTGTCTTCAAACCCCTCTGAGGTTTTTTCTCCACCACTGTAGGGCTGATTTCCTCTGGAATAGACGCTTCTTGAACACCAGCACTTCGGCTGCGTTCAGTACAAGCAATCGTTAAATTCTCCACCTTAGCCAAATCTTGAATATAAGCCTGTCCAGCAGTGAGGATTTGCTGTTCCTGGAGACTATCAGTTTGTAAATTTGCCGTAATTTTCGCCCCTGGCTTAATATCCGCCTCAGCGCGTAAATTGCGAATTGTGCGAATTGTGCCAATTAGTAAGTCAAACTGTGCTTCCAACTCTGGATTAATCAGGTTATTATCAATTTCAGGATAGAGTTGTAATGATAAAATTTGTAAAGAATCGGCTGGTTGTTGGGTGAGAGTTTGCCAAATTTCCTCAGTAATGTGAGGCATTAAGGGATGGAGTAATTTTAAAATCCCTTCTAGTACATAGCCCAGAATTTGTTGTGCGACCTTCCGGGATGCGGGATCTGCATCTTTTTGTAACCGGGATTTGACTAATTCAATATACCAGTCACAGAAATCACCCCAGAAAAATTCATACAGACCTTTTGCA encodes:
- a CDS encoding ABC1 kinase family protein gives rise to the protein MIVKTFPPTSRKTEDEPQVTEVFTENGKSTLVVPSPKRINQKLETEAILYDPQEIGAYYRQRPLKVLQRIFAVLGPTISFVFGLWWDSRRGIAVKKDQRRAVQLRELLTKLGPAYIKIGQALSTRPDLVPPAYLEELTRLQDQLPPFANEIAYQFIEEELGAPPPDIYAEISRHPIAAASLGQVYKGKLKTGEEVAIKVQRPDLREKIAIDLFILRQIAAWVKNRVKRIRSDLVGILDELGDRIFEEMDYIHEGENAERFFELYGHIEDIYVPKIYWEYTNRRVLTMEWITGIKLTQTAEINAQGIDARYLIEVGVQCSLRQLLEHGFFHADPHPGNLLATPEGKLAYLDFGMMSEVQPPQRYGLIEAIVHVVNRDFEGLANDYVKLDFLSPETDLTPIIPAFARVFADAQGASVADLNIKSITDELSALMYEYPFRVPPYYALIIRSLVTLEGIAIYIDPEFKVLSEAYPYVAKRLLTDQAPQLRTSLQNLLFKDEKFRWNRLENLLRNAKKNQDYDFNLVLDQGVEFLSSERGSFIRDKLVDEFVNGLNAVGKNVLHNFTYVLRERVGLTAVNETPGATVEQQQTLEHIKNILNILRATRGFDPLQLAPQLAQLLVNPGVQRLGQQITNRLTQKAIARLIRELLAAEEVNSSQGRALAKPARASLPARV
- the recN gene encoding DNA repair protein RecN; the encoded protein is MLLYLRIQNFALIDQLELEFGAGLNVLTGETGAGKSIILDAIDAALGGKVSSRVIRTGTNRSMVEATFTSNPPLTAWLMEQEIDLIEDNCVIVSREITATTSNIRSRSRVNGVLVNRQIMGGLRDRLVEITAQGQTVQVGQSAQVREWLDVYGGDSLLQQRQIIATAFTAYQKAHLVLEKRRTSERERLQQLDLLTYQIQELKAANLHDPQEWEQLVQERERLNHVVELQQMSYKVYQSLYQNDNETPAAADLLGDSEATLTDMVEYDFQLQPLLDLVRDAQTVMIEVGRQINAYGSSLEADPQRLQEVEERIQELKQICRKYGPTLTEAIAYYQRIQEELAELNDSEQSIESLEQHEIACSAHLTQACAKLTKLRRQTAAYLESQLLCELKPLAMEKVKFQVEIAASSPTAAGADKITFMFSPNPGEPMQPLIAIASGGEMSRFLLALKACFCQVDAAETMVFDEIDVGVSGRVAQAIAEKLHQLSQNNQVLCVTHQPLIAAMADRHFRVDKQTISQGINTEQRTVVRVTNLENLSNRREELAQLAGGKSATDAIAFAESLLLQAANHRRQEIN